In Leptolyngbya sp. O-77, the genomic window CGACCCATCCAACCACCGAAGCCCGCATCGAAAATCTGCTGCGGGTCGAGCAGGAGCTTTTGGCAACTGGAGACTCGGCAACGCTGAAGTCGTCTGGATTCTAACGTTTTGCTGAGGCTGTTATTTCCTAAGGCTGTCATTTGAGCCTGCCGCAATCCGAACTCATCCACTATTTTTTAGGTTTTTAGGAGGCAATGCGATGACCTTTGATCCAAATTCACCGAACGGGTCTGACCAAGAGCCAATCGTCCTGGAAGCGCGACCCGCTACGGGCGACCACGGTTCTGCCCTGGAAGGGCTGGATGAAATTCAGCGAGAAACCAAGGCGCTGATTGATGCCATTACGCACCGCGCCCAACAGGAAGCCCATTCCGCAGGGGAGTTTACCCGCGAAACCTATCTCAAGGTGGTGCGCCGGGCCCGCGAGGCCGTTGAGCAAAACCAGCTTTTCAAGCCTGATGAATTGGAGCAATCGATCGACTTGATTCAAAAAGAAGCGGAGAAAAACTGGAATGCGCTGGTGAGCGAGGTCAATGAACTGGGCGATCGCCTCTCAGAAGCGGCCAAGGCCGCATGGGAAAAGCTGATGCAAGACCAAACCCCGAAGTCGTAAATCCTGTTCGCAGCCCTCAATGGTTACTTCATAGACTTCATAGAACTGATGAGACTGTCCGTCAGAAAGCTCTAGATAGACGAACGCTGAGGTTGCATGATCCCGATTCTAATCGGCACGCATTCAGCCTCTCTTCGTAAGTCGTGATCAACCAATCTGTGGGAACCTCAATTCATTGGAATCTCAATTCATTGAATGCTATTGAGTAGCATTCAATATTGCCCCAGTAGAATGTTGCCCCAGTAGAATGTTGCCCCAGTAGAATGTTGCCCCAGTAGAATGTTGCCCCAGTAGAATGTTGCCCCAGTATAGTCTTGAACAAGACAAAAGTAAGGCACAAGTAAAGTACAGGAGCCATCTCCAGGAGCCATATCAAATCAATTCTTCGAGGTTCCCATCGCGGTCTCAAGCGACCTAAGCAGCGCGAGTGAATGCGCCCCACAAGAAGATTAACAGCATTGCACCGATCACGGCCAAGATAATGCTGGTCAGATTTAGCCCTGTAACGGCTCCACCCAGCAGCACCGTGCCCAGCCATCCGCCCAGCATTGCGCCCAAGATGCCCAACAGCGTTGTTGCCAGGATGCCGCCACCCTGCCGTCCTGGATAAATTAGCTTCGCTAACGCACCTGCGATGAATCCCAACACCAGCCAAGTCAACAGATTTGCCATGCTCTTTCTCCCAAAATTAAAGAACCAGATGATCTCAAAAATGAATAACCAGGAATTAGTAACCAGGCTCCGCCGAGCAGCAGCGTTTAGCCAAACACAAAGCGAGTGCGCTTGCTAAACCTCTTAGAAAAACGCACTGCCCATTCTGCAAGCCAAACAGCTTTCTACGAGGCGATCGCCCTACATCCCTTGCTAGTTTTGCAAACTTGCTTGATATGTTGAATGTTAGGAGATCACATGTCAGCAAACTTCATTCCGCAGAGATATTAAGCTGCAATCGCCCATCGTTGAGCCTATCCCTCTAGGGAGACTTCTGGGGCGGCTTCTGAGGTGGCAAATTCGGTGGCACGGGCAAGGGGCGGACGAGCGGATAGGTAGATCAGCGGCCCCAGCAGGGGAATCAGCGCGATCGCCCAAAACCAGCGATCGCCCATGCCGCGTCGCGCCAGATCGTCGCGCAGCAGCACCGGAAACAGCGCCGACAGCGCCACAAAATCCAGACTCATGACGTGGATAAACTTGCTGGTTTGCCACTGCTGCACAAAATCAGTCCAGTCGCCCTGCGTAAAGCCGTAGAGCAAGAGGGCGATCGCCCCCAGCAGCAGCACGCGCCCCGTCCACACCGAATCCATCACCCGAATCAGCCAGGACGGTTTGCCGATAAAAGTGGGATTTGGCTTTCGCAGTGCCAGATAGGGCAACAGAGCAAACGCACCGACGGCAAAGCTACCCGCCGCGAAGGGAAACGCCCGCACCTTTTGCCCACGCCCGTCGGCATACAGCACTGCGCTGTAGACGAGCGGCCAGATGCCCATCAGGTTAAACAGCGCAATTACTAGCGGGTTAATTCCGTCCCACTTGCCCGATGCGAGATTTTGAATCAGGGTCAGCGTTTCGGGGCGATCGGGCGGTGCAAGGAAGGTTGCGTAGGCGATGAAGCCGAGCCAGAGGAGCCAGTAGAGCATTTTAGGGTGATGGGGTGATGGAATATTGAGGTGGTGGAGAGACTTCTGTTCTTGTGCCACAGGCGACAGGAAGAAAGCAAGCGGCGCAGGGGAGAAATAAACAAGCTGGAGAGAGCGATCGCCCTTTCCAGCCTGCCCGGTTTATTCACGAATTATTCACGAAGGCGATTACCACGTTAGGCAGCGCAGGTTCCAGGCTCCACTTCAACTGTCACCGTGTTGAACCCCGCTTTGGTCAAAATCGTCCTGATCTGCTCTTTGGCGCTGCTATTGGCAGCTTTGAACAGGTTGCCGCTGCACGCTTTTTCGCGGATGATGGCGAGTGCTTCGTGCTGCGCTTCTTCGTATAGCTCGGCGGTCGCCGCAGGGCCAAACAATGAGCGGTAGTCATCGATTTTGGAACTCCGCGCAATGTCGAGATTGATGTTCAAAATTCGAGGAGGGGGCAATTCTGCGGTGATGACCCGATTTTTGAAGTCGAGGTTCGACACCACCAATTCTTTCAGGTTAAACCCGGCTTGCACCCGTGCCCCACGCCTTCATAAATCAGGCTGGTTTTGCCAATGGGAATGCCCAACTTTTTGGCCACTTCCTCGACCTTGACTGTGGCATAGCCGTCCGTTGTGGCAGCCACAAACTCGCTAGCATTT contains:
- a CDS encoding GlsB/YeaQ/YmgE family stress response membrane protein, with translation MANLLTWLVLGFIAGALAKLIYPGRQGGGILATTLLGILGAMLGGWLGTVLLGGAVTGLNLTSIILAVIGAMLLIFLWGAFTRAA
- a CDS encoding DUF4230 domain-containing protein; translated protein: MQAGFNLKELVVSNLDFKNRVITAELPPPRILNINLDIARSSKIDDYRSLFGPAATAELYEEAQHEALAIIREKACSGNLFKAANSSAKEQIRTILTKAGFNTVTVEVEPGTCAA